The following are from one region of the Gossypium hirsutum isolate 1008001.06 chromosome D03, Gossypium_hirsutum_v2.1, whole genome shotgun sequence genome:
- the LOC107950533 gene encoding WEB family protein At3g02930, chloroplastic yields MSAKTKSGLFETPTKVSPATPKVATKVSRGLAKPEPDSPSPLQSTRHSVERSPRTSLNSKPTIDRRSPKVATTPDKPQTRVAKGSELQAQLNSVQEDLKKAKEQISLIEKEKAQAIDELKEAQKAVDDANEKLREALVAQKRAEESSEIEKFRAVELEQAGIEAAQKKDEEWQKEIESVRNQHALNVAALLSTTQELQRVKQELAMKCDAKNQALNHADDATKIAEIHAEKVEILSAELVRLKSLIDSKCEMETNENMEMEFKLKAEIESLKQELEKAKNYEEKLMGKEAQIEQINVDLEAARMAESYARNVVEEWKNRVNELEMQIEEAKKLERSASESLDSVMKQLESNNDSLHDAESEIGALKEKVGLLEMTIVRQRGDLEESEHHINMAKEETAEVEKLVESLKSELETVKEEKTQALNNEKLAASSVQTLLEEKNKLINELENSRDEEEKSKKAMESLASALHEVTAEAREAKEKLLCSEKEHENYETQLDDIRLVLKATNGKYESMLDDAKNESDLLKNTVEQSKNEHANSKAMWEQEELHLVDCLKKSEEENSSLEKEINRLVNLLKQSEEEASASKEEEAQLKESLKEVESEVIYLQETLKEVKTESLKLKESLLDKESELQSVIQENEELRAREGASLKKVEELSKLLEEATMKKRSEENGELTDSEKDYDLLPKVVEFSEENGHGSEEKPKLELPSEQPKEPKNENSLEVNDDSKDESLRDEGAKVENVNGELKEDEKKGKGDDSVEFEFKMWESCKIEKKEFSPEREAEQESLEEEVESKVEGSESVDINGSTENIDDGGNSPSKQQQQKKKKPLLRKFGSLLKKKGSSNQK; encoded by the coding sequence AAACCACAAACACGGGTGGCTAAGGGATCAGAGTTGCAGGCTCAATTGAACTCGGTTCAGGAAGATTTAAAGAAAGCAAAGGAGCAGATATCATTGATTGAGAAAGAGAAGGCACAAGCAATTGATGAGCTGAAAGAAGCGCAGAAAGCAGTAGACGATGCAAATGAAAAGCTTAGAGAGGCTTTGGTTGCACAAAAGAGAGCTGAAGAGAGCTCTGAGATTGAGAAGTTCCGAGCAGTTGAGTTGGAACAAGCAGGAATCGAAGCTGCTcagaagaaagatgaagaatggCAGAAAGAAATTGAATCAGTGAGGAACCAGCATGCTTTGAATGTGGCTGCTCTTCTCTCTACCACTCAGGAGCTTCAAAGGGTGAAACAGGAACTAGCCATGAAATGTGATGCTAAGAACCAAGCGCTGAACCATGCTGATGATGCAACCAAGATTGCTGAAATCCATGCTGAGAAGGTGGAGATTCTTTCAGCTGAATTGGTTAGGTTGAAGTCCTTGATTGATTCAAAGTGTGAAATGGAGACTAATGAAAACATGGAAATGGAGTTCAAGCTCAAGGCAGAGATAGAGTCATTGAAACAAGaacttgagaaagcaaagaactATGAGGAGAAGTTGATGGGAAAGGAGGCTCAGATTGAACAAATTAATGTTGATTTAGAGGCGGCGAGAATGGCCGAATCTTATGCGCGCAATGTCGTAGAGGAATGGAAGAATAGGGTCAACGAATTAGAAATGCAGATTGAGGAAGCTAAGAAGCTGGAAAGATCTGCATCAGAATCTCTGGACTCAGTCATGAAGCAACTAGAGAGCAACAATGATTCATTGCATGATGCAGAATCTGAAATTGGGGCACTTAAAGAGAAGGTGGGATTATTGGAAATGACCATTGTTAGACAAAGAGGAGATCTTGAGGAATCAGAACATCATATCAATATGGCTAAGGAAGAAACTGCAGAAGTGGAAAAACTGGTTGAGTCTCTGAAGTCCGAGTTAGAAACAGTGAAGGAAGAGAAGACCCAAGCTTTAAATAATGAGAAGCTTGCAGCTTCCAGTGTTCAAACTCTTTTAGAAGAGAAAAACAAGCTCATTAATGAGTTGGAAAATTCTCGGGACGAGGAAGAGAAGAGCAAGAAAGCAATGGAAAGCTTAGCTTCTGCCTTACATGAAGTTACTGCAGAAGCTAGGGAAGCTAAGGAGAAGCTGTTATGCAGTGAAAAAGAGCATGAAAATTACGAGACTCAGTTAGATGATATAAGGTTGGTCCTGAAAGCAACAAATGGTAAGTATGAAAGCATGCTCGATGATGCGAAAAATGAGAGTGATCTTCTTAAAAATACCGTTGAGCAGTCCAAGAATGAACATGCAAATTCCAAAGCTATGTGGGAACAAGAAGAACTGCATTTAGTAGATTGCTTAAAAAAATCAGAAGAAGAAAATTCTTCTCTGGAAAAGGAAATTAATAGGCTGGTAAACTTGCTGAAACAATCTGAGGAGGAAGCTTCTGCATCCAAGGAGGAAGAAGCTCAGTTGAAGGAGAGCCTAAAGGAAGTTGAATCTGAGGTGATTTATCTACAAGAAACTCTGAAAGAGGTCAAGACTGAGAGCTTGAAATTGAAGGAAAGTTTGTTGGACAAAGAAAGTGAATTGCAGAGTGTGATTCAAGAAAACGAGGAACTCCGAGCTAGGGAAGGTGCTTCACTTAAAAAGGTTGAGGAGTTGTCGAAGTTGTTGGAAGAAGCTACAATGAAAAAGCGAAGCGAGGAAAATGGTGAGCTAACTGACAGTGAGAAGGACTATGATTTGCTGCCTAAGGTGGTTGAATTCTCAGAAGAGAATGGCCATGGAAGTGAAGAGAAACCCAAGTTAGAGCTGCCATCAGAACAACCCAAGGAGCCCAAAAATGAGAATTCCCTGGAGGTTAATGATGACTCAAAGGATGAATCTCTTCGAGATGAGGGTGCCAAAGTGGAGAATGTGAACGGAGAATTGAAGGAAGATGAGAAGAAAGGAAAAGGCGATGATTCAGTtgaatttgaattcaaaatgtgGGAAAGCTGCAAAATCGAAAAGAAAGAATTTTCACCAGAAAGAGAAGCTGAACAGGAATCCCTTGAGGAGGAAGTGGAATCAAAGGTGGAGGGTAGTGAGAGTGTTGATATAAATGGTTCGACAGAAAACATTGATGATGGCGGAAACTCACCATCAAAGCAACAGcaacagaaaaagaagaagccATTACTACGTAAATTCGGAAGCCTACTGAAGAAGAAGGGAAGCAGCAACCAGAAGTAG